In the Emys orbicularis isolate rEmyOrb1 chromosome 3, rEmyOrb1.hap1, whole genome shotgun sequence genome, one interval contains:
- the KCNG3 gene encoding potassium voltage-gated channel subfamily G member 3 isoform X1: MNFGRGRSVVLNVGGTRYSFSREVLKDFPLRRVSRLHGCLSEQDVLEVCDDYDQERNEFFFDRHSEAFGFILLYVRHGHLRFAPHMCELSFYNEMIYWGLECSHLDYCCQRRLDDRMSDTYTYSADEPPAGDGGEDTRPPAEPPPAAEGRKWLERMRRTFEEPTSSVAAQILATVSILFVIVSMVVLCASTLPEWRAAENRSVEEQSRYTADSVREPSGIIEAICIGWFTAECIVRFIISKNKCEFVKRPLNIIDLLAITPYYISVLMTVFTGENSQLQRAGVTLRVLRMMRIFWVIKLARHFIGLQTLGLTLKRCYREMVMLLVFICVAMAIFSALSQLLENGLDLGTKNKDFSSIPAACWWVIISMTTVGYGDMCPITVPGRILGGICVVSGIVLLALPITFIYHSFVQCYHEVKFRSARYSRSLSAEFLN; encoded by the exons ATGAACTTTGGCCGGGGCCGCTCGGTGGTGTTGAACGTGGGGGGCACCCGCTACTCCTTCTCCCGCGAGGTGCTGAAGGACTTCCCGCTGCGGCGGGTGAGCCGGCTGCACGGCTGCCTCTCGGAGCAGGACGTGCTGGAGGTGTGCGACGACTACGACCAGGAGCGCAACGAGTTCTTCTTCGACCGCCACTCGGAGGCCTTCGGCTTCATCCTGCTGTACGTGCGGCACGGCCACCTGCGCTTCGCGCCGCACATGTGCGAGCTCTCCTTCTACAACGAGATGATCTACTGGGGGCTGGAGTGCTCGCACCTGGACTACTGCTGCCAGCGCCGCCTGGACGACCGCATGTCCGACACCTACACCTACTCGGCCGACGAGCCCCCCGCCGGCGACGGCGGCGAGGACACgcggcccccggccgagccccCGCCTGCAGCCGAGGGCAGGAAGTGGCTGGAGAGGATGAGGCGGACTTTCGAGGAGCCCACCTCGTCCGTGGCCGCCCAGATCCTGGCCACGGTCTCCATCCTCTTCGTCAtcgtgtccatggtggtgctgtGCGCCAGCACCCTGCCCGAGTGGCGGGCGGCGGAGAACCGCAGcgtggaggagcagagcaggtaCACAGCAGACTCAGTGAGGGAGCCCTCCGG GATCATTGAAGCTATCTGCATAGGCTGGTTCACTGCAGAGTGCATTGTGAGGTTCATCATCTCCAAAAACAAGTGTGAGTTTGTCAAGAGGCCCCTGAACATCATTGATTTGCTGGCAATCACTCCTTACTACATCTCTGTGCTCATGAcagttttcacaggggaaaatTCTCAGCTCCAAAGGGCTGGAGTCACTCTGAGGGTTCTTAGAATGATGAGGATTTTTTGGGTGATTAAACTTGCCCGTCACTTCATTGGTCTTCAAACACTTGGTCTGACTCTGAAGCGTTGTTACAGAGAGATGGTGATGCTTCTTGTCTTTatttgtgttgctatggcaatttTTAGTGCACTTTCACAACTCCTTGAAAATGGGCTGGACTTGGGAACAAAGAATAAGGATTTTTCCAGCATCCCTGCTGCCTGTTGGTGGGTAATAATCTCGATGACCACGGTTGGTTATGGTGACATGTGCCCCATCACTGTACCTGGAAGGATTCTTGGTGGAATTTGTGTGGTTAGTGGGATTGTTTTATTAGCATTGCCTATTACTTTCATCTATCATAGCTTTGTGCAATGTTATCATGAGGTCAAGTTCCGATCTGCTAGGTACAGCAGAAGCCTCTCTGCTGAATTCTTAAATTAA
- the KCNG3 gene encoding potassium voltage-gated channel subfamily G member 3 isoform X2, with translation MNFGRGRSVVLNVGGTRYSFSREVLKDFPLRRVSRLHGCLSEQDVLEVCDDYDQERNEFFFDRHSEAFGFILLYVRHGHLRFAPHMCELSFYNEMIYWGLECSHLDYCCQRRLDDRMSDTYTYSADEPPAGDGGEDTRPPAEPPPAAEGRKWLERMRRTFEEPTSSVAAQILATVSILFVIVSMVVLCASTLPEWRAAENRSVEEQSRIIEAICIGWFTAECIVRFIISKNKCEFVKRPLNIIDLLAITPYYISVLMTVFTGENSQLQRAGVTLRVLRMMRIFWVIKLARHFIGLQTLGLTLKRCYREMVMLLVFICVAMAIFSALSQLLENGLDLGTKNKDFSSIPAACWWVIISMTTVGYGDMCPITVPGRILGGICVVSGIVLLALPITFIYHSFVQCYHEVKFRSARYSRSLSAEFLN, from the exons ATGAACTTTGGCCGGGGCCGCTCGGTGGTGTTGAACGTGGGGGGCACCCGCTACTCCTTCTCCCGCGAGGTGCTGAAGGACTTCCCGCTGCGGCGGGTGAGCCGGCTGCACGGCTGCCTCTCGGAGCAGGACGTGCTGGAGGTGTGCGACGACTACGACCAGGAGCGCAACGAGTTCTTCTTCGACCGCCACTCGGAGGCCTTCGGCTTCATCCTGCTGTACGTGCGGCACGGCCACCTGCGCTTCGCGCCGCACATGTGCGAGCTCTCCTTCTACAACGAGATGATCTACTGGGGGCTGGAGTGCTCGCACCTGGACTACTGCTGCCAGCGCCGCCTGGACGACCGCATGTCCGACACCTACACCTACTCGGCCGACGAGCCCCCCGCCGGCGACGGCGGCGAGGACACgcggcccccggccgagccccCGCCTGCAGCCGAGGGCAGGAAGTGGCTGGAGAGGATGAGGCGGACTTTCGAGGAGCCCACCTCGTCCGTGGCCGCCCAGATCCTGGCCACGGTCTCCATCCTCTTCGTCAtcgtgtccatggtggtgctgtGCGCCAGCACCCTGCCCGAGTGGCGGGCGGCGGAGAACCGCAGcgtggaggagcagagcag GATCATTGAAGCTATCTGCATAGGCTGGTTCACTGCAGAGTGCATTGTGAGGTTCATCATCTCCAAAAACAAGTGTGAGTTTGTCAAGAGGCCCCTGAACATCATTGATTTGCTGGCAATCACTCCTTACTACATCTCTGTGCTCATGAcagttttcacaggggaaaatTCTCAGCTCCAAAGGGCTGGAGTCACTCTGAGGGTTCTTAGAATGATGAGGATTTTTTGGGTGATTAAACTTGCCCGTCACTTCATTGGTCTTCAAACACTTGGTCTGACTCTGAAGCGTTGTTACAGAGAGATGGTGATGCTTCTTGTCTTTatttgtgttgctatggcaatttTTAGTGCACTTTCACAACTCCTTGAAAATGGGCTGGACTTGGGAACAAAGAATAAGGATTTTTCCAGCATCCCTGCTGCCTGTTGGTGGGTAATAATCTCGATGACCACGGTTGGTTATGGTGACATGTGCCCCATCACTGTACCTGGAAGGATTCTTGGTGGAATTTGTGTGGTTAGTGGGATTGTTTTATTAGCATTGCCTATTACTTTCATCTATCATAGCTTTGTGCAATGTTATCATGAGGTCAAGTTCCGATCTGCTAGGTACAGCAGAAGCCTCTCTGCTGAATTCTTAAATTAA